The following coding sequences lie in one Treponema sp. OMZ 790 genomic window:
- a CDS encoding ABC transporter substrate-binding protein has product MKNVKKIFFVLSLLLAAGTMVFAGGAKESNLPSIDLNADRAGIPIVIPEKVERIISMAPSATEILIDLGLTDKIIAGDTNTQKDGLLKQDIPYFDMMKPDAEKLIALKPDVVFISGMSNAKGNTPFSPLIDAGICVISIPSSSSIEAIYLDIAYIAAVVKQEGMGAKIISNMKKEIEAIRKKGASIAEDKKKKVYFEIGAAPYMYSLGTGTFIHEMIEIIGAKNILADQKSWIAVSDEMVLSKDPDIILTNVSYIPNPIDEIMARPGWGTLKAVKGKQVFAVDNNSSSRPNHNIIKALKEMAKAVYPEIYK; this is encoded by the coding sequence ATGAAAAACGTTAAGAAAATCTTCTTTGTGCTGAGCTTGCTTTTGGCTGCCGGTACCATGGTTTTTGCAGGAGGAGCAAAAGAGTCAAATCTTCCCTCGATTGATTTAAATGCGGATAGGGCCGGAATTCCCATTGTAATACCTGAAAAGGTAGAAAGAATTATTTCGATGGCTCCGTCTGCTACCGAAATTCTAATCGACTTGGGCCTTACCGATAAGATTATTGCGGGAGACACCAACACGCAAAAGGACGGGCTTTTAAAACAAGATATTCCCTATTTTGATATGATGAAACCCGATGCCGAAAAACTCATCGCCTTAAAGCCGGATGTAGTTTTTATTTCGGGTATGTCAAATGCAAAGGGAAACACTCCTTTTTCGCCCTTAATTGATGCAGGTATTTGTGTTATAAGCATTCCTTCTTCTTCAAGCATAGAAGCTATCTATCTTGATATTGCATACATTGCTGCTGTTGTAAAACAAGAAGGAATGGGAGCAAAAATTATTTCAAACATGAAAAAAGAAATTGAAGCTATCCGGAAGAAGGGCGCTTCCATTGCCGAAGACAAAAAGAAAAAGGTTTACTTTGAAATCGGAGCCGCACCCTATATGTACAGTCTGGGAACCGGAACCTTCATTCATGAGATGATTGAAATTATAGGAGCAAAAAATATTCTTGCCGATCAAAAAAGCTGGATAGCCGTTTCTGATGAAATGGTCTTATCGAAAGATCCCGATATCATTTTAACCAATGTAAGCTATATACCTAACCCAATCGATGAAATAATGGCTAGGCCGGGCTGGGGGACTCTTAAGGCTGTAAAGGGTAAACAGGTTTTTGCTGTTGATAATAATTCCTCATCAAGGCCTAACCACAACATTATTAAGGCCTTAAAAGAAATGGCTAAAGCCGTCTATCCCGAAATTTACAAATAA
- a CDS encoding LptF/LptG family permease produces MKLIQRYLLRLFIPTFVVAMLFFILLLQLGDLFANIVAYLQNGAKFKDIVKVMWLYIPKCIAYSVPLAILFAGSYTMGNLYARNELTSIFSAGISLGRFTLPLLVLGFFFSVGMIFFEDYIVIKYFYEKTKLSKKLLQEEESLDTQDLVILSELGKIVYTADYFNAEAQTLSNAYIIIRDEDGNLSFIIKSSYMVWENDRWRTDDVEVYGFNEKNLVSRLNYIPDDIILSEPPSNFQKNLSSVDEMRISEAQAFIANLKKNGLPYYEALSKYHRRFSFPFTIFIVLFFSISLGGKFKKNILLMSILFSLGIATLFYVTEMVTMLSAKWEYISPLAGAWTPILIFFGLSMYLLKNSRT; encoded by the coding sequence CTGGGAGATTTATTTGCCAACATAGTGGCCTATCTTCAAAACGGAGCAAAGTTTAAGGACATTGTAAAAGTTATGTGGCTTTATATTCCGAAATGTATTGCTTACTCCGTGCCTCTGGCTATTTTGTTTGCCGGCTCATATACTATGGGAAACTTATATGCGCGGAATGAACTAACATCTATTTTTTCTGCAGGAATATCTTTGGGCCGCTTTACTCTTCCTCTTTTGGTTTTGGGATTTTTCTTTTCTGTAGGAATGATTTTTTTTGAAGACTATATCGTTATAAAATATTTTTATGAAAAAACAAAGCTTTCAAAAAAACTTTTACAAGAAGAAGAAAGCTTAGATACTCAGGATTTGGTAATTTTATCCGAACTCGGAAAAATTGTGTACACGGCCGATTATTTTAATGCTGAAGCACAAACCCTTTCAAATGCTTATATAATAATTCGTGATGAAGATGGAAATTTGTCGTTTATCATCAAAAGCTCCTATATGGTTTGGGAGAATGACCGTTGGAGAACGGATGATGTTGAAGTTTACGGTTTCAATGAAAAAAATCTTGTAAGCCGGCTAAATTATATTCCGGATGATATAATCCTTTCGGAGCCGCCTTCAAACTTTCAAAAAAATTTGAGTTCCGTTGATGAAATGAGAATTTCTGAAGCTCAAGCATTTATTGCAAATCTTAAAAAAAACGGTCTTCCGTATTATGAAGCTCTTTCAAAATATCACAGACGTTTTTCGTTTCCGTTTACTATTTTTATAGTACTGTTTTTTTCGATTTCACTCGGCGGCAAATTTAAAAAGAATATTCTGTTGATGAGTATCTTGTTTAGTTTAGGAATAGCAACCTTGTTTTATGTTACCGAAATGGTTACCATGCTGAGTGCAAAATGGGAATACATATCTCCGCTTGCAGGAGCTTGGACACCTATTTTGATTTTTTTCGGTTTGAGCATGTATTTATTAAAAAATTCGAGGACATAA
- a CDS encoding methylaspartate mutase subunit E gives MRWKNKKIPEGEFMEMREEILQTWPTGKDVDLKESIDYLKKIPPEKNFAIKLEQADKEGITTAQPRAGVPLLDEHINLLKFLQDEGGADFLPSTIDAYTRQNRYEEGEAGIEASKRAGRSLMNGFPVVNWGVGPCRQVLEAVNLPLQARHGTPDARLLSEIIHAGGYTSNEGGGISYNVPYAKAVSIEHSIMCWQYADRLVGFYEENGVHLNREPFGPLTGTLVPPSVAIAVGVIEALLAAEQGVKSITVGYGMCGNMTQDVAAVISLREITKDYMKKFGYKDMCITTVFHQWMGGFPADESRAYGLISLGSTTAALSGATKVIVKTPHEAFGIPTKEANAGGIKATKMVLNLLKGQRYPDSKILAQEIELIKAETKCIMDRVYEIGGGDLVEGTIKAFEAGVIDIPFAPSQYNAGKVMPARDNDGCIRYLMPGNLPFTKDILDFNRSKLEERAKADNRAVDFQMSVDDVYAVSSGVLVGRPAKH, from the coding sequence ATGAGATGGAAGAATAAAAAAATCCCTGAGGGAGAGTTTATGGAGATGAGAGAAGAGATTCTCCAAACATGGCCCACGGGAAAGGATGTTGACTTAAAAGAGTCTATCGATTATCTAAAGAAAATCCCGCCTGAAAAGAATTTTGCAATCAAACTTGAACAAGCTGATAAAGAAGGCATTACTACGGCGCAGCCTCGTGCAGGTGTTCCCCTATTGGACGAACACATCAACTTATTAAAGTTTTTACAGGATGAGGGCGGTGCCGACTTTTTACCGAGTACCATTGACGCTTATACGCGCCAAAATAGATATGAAGAGGGTGAGGCCGGTATTGAGGCTTCAAAGAGGGCCGGCCGCTCTTTAATGAACGGTTTCCCTGTCGTAAACTGGGGAGTGGGACCCTGCCGCCAAGTTTTGGAAGCCGTAAACCTTCCCTTGCAGGCAAGACACGGAACCCCCGATGCCCGTCTACTTTCAGAGATTATCCACGCAGGAGGCTACACCTCCAACGAAGGCGGAGGAATAAGCTATAACGTTCCCTACGCAAAGGCCGTTTCAATCGAACACAGTATTATGTGCTGGCAATATGCCGACCGTCTTGTAGGTTTTTATGAAGAAAACGGAGTCCACCTAAACAGAGAACCCTTCGGCCCTCTTACAGGAACCCTCGTTCCTCCCTCTGTTGCCATTGCAGTAGGCGTTATTGAAGCCTTGCTTGCAGCAGAGCAGGGCGTCAAAAGCATCACTGTAGGCTACGGTATGTGCGGAAACATGACGCAGGACGTTGCTGCCGTAATTTCTTTAAGAGAAATTACCAAAGACTATATGAAAAAGTTCGGCTACAAAGACATGTGCATCACCACCGTTTTCCATCAATGGATGGGAGGCTTCCCTGCAGACGAGTCCAGGGCTTACGGTCTTATTTCTTTGGGAAGCACAACAGCTGCTCTTTCAGGAGCAACAAAGGTAATCGTCAAAACACCGCATGAAGCTTTCGGTATTCCTACCAAGGAAGCCAATGCAGGAGGCATCAAGGCAACCAAGATGGTTCTAAACCTCTTAAAGGGCCAGCGCTATCCCGATTCAAAAATTCTCGCTCAAGAAATTGAACTTATCAAGGCTGAAACAAAGTGTATTATGGACAGGGTCTATGAGATAGGAGGCGGTGACTTGGTTGAAGGCACTATCAAGGCCTTTGAAGCCGGAGTAATCGACATTCCATTTGCGCCTTCTCAGTACAATGCCGGAAAGGTAATGCCTGCCCGCGACAATGACGGATGTATCCGCTACCTCATGCCGGGAAATCTTCCCTTCACAAAGGATATTCTCGACTTTAACAGGAGTAAACTTGAAGAGAGGGCTAAGGCCGACAACAGGGCCGTTGACTTCCAGATGTCGGTTGATGATGTTTATGCCGTAAGTTCCGGTGTTCTCGTAGGAAGACCCGCTAAACACTAA
- a CDS encoding methylaspartate ammonia-lyase, translating into MKIVDVVCAEGKTGFYFDDQKAIKMGAGHDGFFYTGKPVTEGFTSIRQAGEAISVMFVLEDGQVAYGDCAAVQYSGAGGRDPLFLAKDFIPVIEKDIKPLFVGKEITNFREMAKTFEEHKVNGKRMHTALRYGISQAILDAVAKARHITMAEVVVDEYKTGCQIKRIPIFTQSGDDRYLNADKMIIKQAEVLPHGLFNNVEEKTGKNGEKLLEYVKWLKTRVETMRTCKDYNPIFHIDVYGTIGDFTNNDVPKMTAYLKTLEEAASPFKLRIEGPMDMGDREKQMQVLAALTKSLDDNGVNVELVADEWCNTLEDIQYFADNRAGHMIQIKTPDLGGINNTIEAILYCKEKGVGAYCGGTCNETNRSAEVIVNCSVAAGAAQQLAKPGMGVDEGYMIINNEMNRIVALANRK; encoded by the coding sequence ATGAAAATTGTTGATGTTGTTTGCGCAGAAGGAAAAACAGGATTCTATTTTGATGACCAAAAGGCTATCAAGATGGGCGCAGGTCATGACGGATTTTTCTATACCGGAAAACCCGTAACCGAGGGCTTTACCTCAATCAGACAGGCAGGTGAGGCTATTTCCGTTATGTTTGTTCTTGAAGACGGTCAGGTCGCATACGGTGACTGTGCTGCTGTACAGTATTCCGGAGCAGGCGGACGCGATCCCCTCTTTTTGGCAAAGGACTTTATTCCCGTAATCGAAAAGGACATAAAGCCCCTCTTTGTAGGAAAAGAGATTACCAATTTTAGAGAAATGGCAAAAACCTTTGAAGAGCATAAGGTAAACGGAAAGAGAATGCACACGGCTCTCCGCTACGGTATTTCTCAGGCTATTCTCGATGCAGTTGCAAAGGCCCGGCACATAACGATGGCTGAAGTTGTTGTAGACGAATACAAGACCGGCTGTCAAATAAAGAGAATCCCGATCTTCACTCAGTCGGGCGACGACCGCTATTTAAATGCCGATAAGATGATTATCAAGCAGGCTGAAGTTCTCCCCCACGGTCTATTTAACAATGTTGAAGAAAAAACCGGTAAAAACGGCGAAAAACTTTTGGAATATGTTAAGTGGCTCAAAACAAGAGTAGAAACCATGAGGACTTGTAAGGACTACAATCCCATCTTCCATATTGACGTATACGGCACAATCGGAGACTTTACAAATAACGATGTTCCCAAGATGACAGCCTATCTTAAAACCTTGGAAGAAGCTGCTTCTCCTTTCAAATTAAGAATCGAAGGCCCCATGGATATGGGCGACAGAGAAAAACAGATGCAGGTGCTTGCAGCTCTTACAAAGAGCCTTGACGATAACGGCGTAAATGTAGAGCTTGTTGCCGATGAATGGTGCAACACCCTCGAAGACATTCAGTACTTTGCCGATAACCGCGCAGGCCACATGATTCAGATTAAGACCCCTGATCTCGGAGGAATTAACAACACAATCGAAGCCATTCTTTACTGCAAGGAAAAGGGAGTAGGAGCCTATTGCGGAGGTACATGTAACGAAACCAACCGCTCGGCCGAAGTTATCGTAAACTGCTCTGTTGCAGCCGGTGCTGCCCAGCAGCTTGCAAAACCCGGTATGGGTGTTGACGAAGGCTACATGATCATCAATAACGAGATGAACCGAATCGTTGCCTTAGCCAATCGAAAATAA